The genome window AGGACTTGGCTTTTTGCTTCGCACCGCTTAATATCATCCACCCGCCACGGAAACCGGCAGAGCGGTAATTCTTGGAAAGGCCACCGTAGGAAACGCAAAGGGTTTCGGTTACCAGCGTGCCCATCGGATAATGTACGGCTCCATCGTAAAGGATTTTGTCATAAATCTCATCCGAGAAAATGATCAGGCCGTGTTCTTCTGCAATTCTGGCAATGCGTATCAGCACATCCTTTTCGTAAACAGCGCCTGTTGGGTTATTCGGGTTAATAAGGACAATCCCTTTGGTTTTTGAAGTGATCTTCTTTTCCAAATCGTCCAGATCCGGATTCCAGTCCGACTCTTCATCACATACGTAATGTACGGGCGTGCCTCCGCTCAATGCAATGGCCGCAGTCCAGAGCGGATAATCCGGTGAAGGCACCAGGATTTCGTCGCCAGGGTTCAGCAATGCCTGCATGGAAAGTAGGATCAACTCGCTTACACCGTTGCCTATAAAAATATCATTGATTTCAACATCTTGTATACCAATTGTTTGCGTGTAATGCATAACTGCTTTTCTGGCCGCAAACAATCCTCTGGAATCTGAATAGCCCTGCGCATTGCGGAGATTCATGATGATATCGTGAACAATTTCGTCCGGAGAATCAAATCCGAACGGGGCCGGGTTGCCGATATTCAGGTTATGGATTTTATAAC of Dyadobacter chenhuakuii contains these proteins:
- a CDS encoding pyridoxal phosphate-dependent aminotransferase, with product MEFLKSQRLNNLKYEIRGATYQKALELESLGYKIHNLNIGNPAPFGFDSPDEIVHDIIMNLRNAQGYSDSRGLFAARKAVMHYTQTIGIQDVEINDIFIGNGVSELILLSMQALLNPGDEILVPSPDYPLWTAAIALSGGTPVHYVCDEESDWNPDLDDLEKKITSKTKGIVLINPNNPTGAVYEKDVLIRIARIAEEHGLIIFSDEIYDKILYDGAVHYPMGTLVTETLCVSYGGLSKNYRSAGFRGGWMILSGAKQKAKSYLEGILLLASMRLCANVPTQYAIQTALGGYQSIKELVAPTGRLHKQMNLVYDRLTSIPGITCVKPKGSLYVFPKIDLKKFGLKTDEQFVYDLLSDQKVLVVAGTGFNYISDDHFRIVFLPTVDELNQAMDKIEFFLENHRILSSKTVEDVIA